One Suricata suricatta isolate VVHF042 chromosome 15, meerkat_22Aug2017_6uvM2_HiC, whole genome shotgun sequence DNA segment encodes these proteins:
- the COMMD5 gene encoding COMM domain-containing protein 5: MSAVGTAAPYLHHPGDSHSSRVSFLGAQLPPEVAAMPRLLGDLDRSTFRKLLKLVVSSLQGEDCREAVQRLRASADLPEERLGALLAGTNTLLQQALRLPPASLKPDAFKDQLQELCIPQDLAMDLSSVVFGSQRPLLNSVARQQGTWLPHVASMWWRVDVAISTSALARSLQPSVLMQLKLSDGSAYRFEVPTAKFQELRYSVALVLKEMADLEKRCELKLQD, from the coding sequence ATGTCTGCCGTGGGGACTGCAGCTCCATACCTGCATCACCCTGGTGATAGTCACAGCAGCCGGGTGAGTTTCCTGGGGGCCCAGCTCCCCCCAGAAGTGGCAGCAATGCCCCGGCTCCTGGGGGACCTGGACAGGAGCACATTCAGAAAGTTGTTGAAGCTGGTGGTCAGCAGTCTACAGGGAGAGGACTGTCGGGAGGCTGTGCAGCGCCTCAGGGCTAGCGCAGACCTGCCGGAGGAACGGCTGGGTGCCCTCCTAGCCGGCACAAACACACTGCTCCAGCAGGCCCTCCGGCTGCCCCCAGCCAGCCTGAAGCCTGACGCCTTCAAAGACCAGCTCCAGGAGCTCTGCATCCCCCAGGACCTGGCCATGGACTTGTCCAGCGTGGTGTTTGGGAGCCAGCGGCCTCTCCTCAACTCTGTGGCCAGGCAGCAAGGGACCTGGCTTCCCCATGTTGCCAGCATGTGGTGGAGGGTGGATGTGGCAATCTCCACCAGTGCCCTGGCCCGCTCCCTGCAGCCGAGCGTCCTGATGCAGCTCAAGCTTTCAGATGGGTCAGCATACCGCTTTGAGGTCCCCACAGCCAAGTTCCAGGAGCTGCGGTACAGCGTGGCCCTCGTCCTGAAGGAGATGGCGGACCTGGAGAAGAGGTGTGAGCTCAAACTGCAGGACTGA